The following proteins are co-located in the Toxotes jaculatrix isolate fToxJac2 chromosome 9, fToxJac2.pri, whole genome shotgun sequence genome:
- the arrb1 gene encoding beta-arrestin-1 — MGDKGTRVFKKASPNGKLTVYLGKRDFVDHVDLVEPVDGVVLIDPEYLKERKVFVTLTCAFRYGREDLDVLGLTFRKDLFVANVQAFPPLPEEKKSLTRLQERLIKKLGEHAYPFTFEIPLNLPCSVTLQPGPEDTGKACGVDFEVKAFCAENVEEKIHKRNSVRLVIRKVQYAPEKPGPQPTAETTRQFLMSDKPLHLEASLDKEIYYHGEPISVNVHVTNNTNKTVKKMKISVRQYADICLFNTAQYKCPVATEESDDVVAPSSTFCKVFTLTPFLANNREKRGLALDGKLKHEDTNLASSTLLREGANKEILGIIVSYKVKVKLVVSRGGLLGDLAASDVSVELPFTLMHPKPLEESIYRDAPDEAPIDTNLIEFDTNDDDIIFEDFARQRLIGAKDDKDEDEEPVDSPKLNDR; from the exons ATGGGAGATAAAGGAACCag AGTGTTTAAGAAAGCCAGTCCCAATGGAAAG CTCACCGTCTACCTGGGGAAGAGGGACTTTGTGGACCACGTGGACCTGGTGGAGCCTGTCG ACGGTGTCGTCCTGATCGACCCGGAGTAcctgaaggagaggaaag TGTTTGTGACTCTGACGTGTGCGTTTCGTTACGGCCGTGAAGATTTGGACGTCCTCGGCTTGACGTTTCGGAAGGATCTGTTTGTGGCTAACGTCCAGGCGTTTCCTCCACTGcctgaagagaagaagagtctGACTCGTCTTCAGGAACGCCTGATTAAAAAGCTGGGAGAACATGCCTACCCATTCACCTTCGAG ATTCCTCTGAACCTGCCGTGCTCCGTCACCCTGCAGCCTGGACCAGAGGACACTGGGAAG GCTTGTGGAGTCGACTTTGAGGTGAAAGCTTTCTGCGCAGAAAATGTTGAAGAAAAGATCCACAAAAG GAACTCGGTGCGTCTGGTGATCAGGAAGGTGCAGTACGCTCCGGAGAAACCTGGCCCTCAGCCGACAGCAGAAACCACCAGACAGTTCCTGATGTCAGACAAACCTCTGCACCTGGAGGCGTCTCTGGACAAGGAG ATCTACTACCACGGAGAGCCCATCAGTGTCAATGTTCACGTCACGAACAACACCAACAAGACCGTGAAGAAGATGAAGATCTCAG TGCGACAGTACGCAGACATCTGCCTGTTCAACACGGCTCAGTACAAATGTCCAGTGGCCACTGAGGAGTCAGA TGACGTCGTAGCTCCCAGTTCAACTTTCTGCAAAGTTTTCACCCTCACTCCTTTCCTGGCCAACAACCGAGAGAAACGAGGCCTTGCTCTGGACGGAAAGCTGAAGCACGAGGACACCAACCTGGCCTCCAGCACACT GTTGAGAGAAGGAGCCAATAAGGAGATCCTCGGTATCATTGTATCATACAAAGTCAAAGTGAAGCTGGTGGTGTCGCGAGGCGG GCTCCTGGGAGACCTGGCGGCGAG TGACGTCTCTGTTGAGCTGCCCTTCACATTAATGCACCCGAAGCCGTTAGAAGAATCCATCTACAGAGACG ctcCAGATGAAGCTCCCATCGACACAAACCTAATCGAGTTTGACACAAA CGACGATGACATCATCTTCGAAGACTTCGCCCGCCAGAGGCTGATTGGGGCAAAAGACGACAAGGACGAAGACGAAGAGCCGGTGGACTCACCCAAACTCAACGACAGATAA